A single window of Sporosarcina sp. FSL W7-1349 DNA harbors:
- the rplS gene encoding 50S ribosomal protein L19 — protein sequence MQSLIAEITKDQLRTDHPTFRAGDTVRLHVKIVEGTRERIQIFEGVVIKRRGGGISETFTVRKISNGVGVERTFPVHTPKIAKLEVTRRGKVRRAKLYYLRSLRGKAARIKEIR from the coding sequence ATGCAAAGTCTTATTGCAGAAATCACAAAAGATCAGCTTCGTACTGATCATCCGACATTCCGTGCGGGAGACACAGTCCGCTTGCACGTGAAAATCGTAGAGGGAACGCGTGAGCGTATCCAAATTTTCGAAGGTGTCGTCATCAAGCGTCGTGGAGGCGGAATTAGTGAAACGTTCACAGTCCGTAAAATCTCCAACGGTGTAGGTGTGGAACGTACATTCCCTGTACACACGCCGAAAATCGCAAAACTTGAAGTGACACGCCGTGGTAAAGTACGCCGTGCGAAATTGTACTACCTTCGCAGTCTGCGCGGAAAAGCTGCACGTATCAAAGAAATCCGCTAA
- the rpsP gene encoding 30S ribosomal protein S16, with amino-acid sequence MSVKIRLKRMGAKKSPFYRIVVADSRSPRDGRQIETVGTYNPLTKPAEVKINEELALKWLQNGAKPSDTVRNLFSDQGIMEKFHNAKYGK; translated from the coding sequence ATGTCAGTTAAAATTCGTCTAAAACGTATGGGAGCAAAGAAATCTCCTTTCTATCGTATTGTTGTTGCGGACTCACGTTCACCACGTGACGGCCGTCAAATCGAAACAGTGGGAACTTACAACCCATTGACAAAACCGGCTGAAGTCAAAATCAACGAAGAGTTGGCTTTGAAATGGCTACAGAATGGTGCGAAACCTTCTGATACAGTACGTAACCTGTTTTCTGACCAAGGCATTATGGAAAAATTCCATAACGCAAAATACGGCAAATAA
- the ftsY gene encoding signal recognition particle-docking protein FtsY: MSFFRKLKEKITGTNEAVTEKFKDGLSKTRNQFTSKVNDLVARFREVDEEFFEELEELLLQADVGFETVMELIDELKLEVKRKNIKDTSGIQSVISEKLVEIYKAGEELDNSLNIQEDGLTVVLMVGVNGVGKTTTIGKLAARLMAEEKTVMLAAGDTFRAGAIDQLVVWGERAGVEVIRQSEGSDPAAVMYDAIRAAKKRNVDVLICDTAGRLQNKVNLMNELEKVHRVIGKEVEGAPHEVLLALDATTGQNALIQAETFKEATDVTGIVLTKLDGTAKGGIVLAIRSKLNIPVKFVGLGEGVDDLQPFDPEKYVYGLFAEGLEAEPEEEDK; this comes from the coding sequence ATGTCTTTTTTTAGAAAACTGAAAGAGAAAATAACAGGGACCAATGAAGCGGTAACGGAAAAGTTCAAAGATGGTTTATCCAAAACACGCAATCAGTTCACTTCCAAAGTGAATGATCTCGTCGCCCGTTTCCGGGAAGTGGACGAGGAATTTTTTGAAGAGCTGGAAGAACTGCTCTTGCAAGCGGACGTCGGTTTTGAAACGGTCATGGAATTGATCGACGAATTGAAATTGGAAGTGAAACGGAAAAATATCAAAGATACATCCGGCATCCAATCTGTCATTTCTGAGAAATTGGTCGAAATCTACAAAGCGGGCGAAGAACTGGACAATAGCCTGAACATCCAGGAAGATGGCTTGACGGTCGTATTGATGGTCGGAGTCAACGGCGTCGGGAAAACAACGACCATCGGAAAACTGGCGGCACGTCTCATGGCAGAGGAGAAAACGGTCATGTTGGCGGCGGGTGACACGTTCCGAGCGGGCGCCATCGATCAGCTCGTTGTCTGGGGGGAGCGGGCCGGCGTAGAAGTGATCCGACAATCTGAAGGGTCCGATCCGGCAGCTGTCATGTATGATGCTATCCGGGCGGCAAAGAAACGGAATGTCGATGTCCTCATCTGCGATACCGCGGGCCGTTTGCAAAACAAGGTCAACTTGATGAATGAGTTGGAAAAAGTTCATCGCGTCATAGGCAAGGAAGTGGAAGGGGCGCCGCATGAAGTGCTCCTTGCGCTTGATGCAACGACCGGGCAAAACGCGCTCATCCAAGCGGAAACCTTTAAGGAGGCGACCGATGTGACGGGCATCGTCTTGACGAAGTTGGATGGGACGGCAAAAGGCGGAATCGTCCTTGCCATCCGCAGCAAGCTGAATATCCCGGTCAAGTTCGTCGGTTTGGGCGAAGGTGTCGACGATCTGCAGCCATTCGACCCGGAGAAGTACGTCTACGGCCTTTTTGCTGAAGGATTGGAAGCGGAGCCCGAAGAAGAGGACAAGTAA
- the ffh gene encoding signal recognition particle protein, translating into MAFEGLAQRLQGTLQKITGKGKISEADVKEMMREVRFALIEADVNLKVVKEFVKTVSERAVGQDVMKSLTPGQQVVKIVKDELTSLMGGEQNPIQFSRKSPTVIMMVGLQGAGKTTTTGKLATILRKRHNKKPLLVAADVYRPAAIQQLETLGKQLTMPVFALGTDVSPVEIVRQALEEAEKEHNDVVIIDTAGRLHVDEALMQELKDIRELSNPDEVFLVVDAMTGQDAVNVAQSFNETIGITGVVLTKLDGDTRGGAALSIRSVTQKPIKFVGMGEKMDALEAFHPERMASRILGMGDVMSLIEKAQENVDEEKAKELEQKFRTQTFTLDDFLDQLQQVKKMGPLDELLKMMPGANKIKGLENAKVDEGQMGRVEAVIRSMTIPERTTPEIINASRKKRIAKGSGTSIQEVNRLLKQFDEMKKMVKQMTNMQQKGKKKMRMPGFDSFFK; encoded by the coding sequence ATGGCATTTGAAGGATTAGCCCAGCGCCTGCAAGGGACGCTTCAAAAGATAACGGGCAAGGGGAAAATTAGCGAAGCTGACGTCAAAGAGATGATGCGGGAAGTCCGATTTGCATTGATTGAAGCGGACGTCAACTTGAAAGTAGTAAAAGAATTTGTCAAAACGGTCAGTGAGCGGGCTGTCGGCCAGGATGTCATGAAAAGCCTGACACCCGGTCAACAAGTTGTAAAAATCGTTAAAGATGAACTGACCAGCCTGATGGGGGGGGAACAGAATCCCATCCAATTTTCACGGAAATCACCAACGGTCATTATGATGGTTGGTCTGCAAGGTGCGGGTAAAACGACGACGACTGGTAAATTGGCAACCATTTTGCGTAAACGCCATAACAAAAAACCGCTCCTCGTCGCGGCAGATGTCTACCGGCCGGCTGCTATCCAGCAGTTGGAAACTCTCGGAAAACAGCTGACTATGCCGGTATTCGCACTCGGAACCGATGTATCGCCGGTCGAAATCGTCCGCCAGGCATTGGAAGAAGCGGAAAAGGAACATAACGACGTCGTCATCATCGATACGGCGGGACGTCTCCATGTCGATGAGGCACTGATGCAGGAATTGAAGGATATCCGCGAACTAAGCAATCCAGATGAAGTCTTCCTCGTCGTCGATGCGATGACTGGACAAGACGCAGTCAATGTCGCCCAAAGTTTCAATGAAACGATCGGCATCACGGGTGTCGTCCTGACGAAGCTGGACGGAGATACGCGAGGCGGAGCGGCCCTCTCCATCCGTTCCGTCACCCAGAAACCGATTAAATTCGTCGGAATGGGCGAGAAAATGGATGCGTTGGAGGCATTCCATCCAGAGCGGATGGCTTCCCGGATCCTCGGCATGGGCGATGTCATGTCCCTGATCGAGAAAGCGCAGGAAAATGTCGATGAAGAGAAGGCGAAAGAGCTGGAGCAGAAATTCCGCACCCAGACGTTCACACTCGACGACTTCCTCGACCAGCTTCAACAAGTCAAAAAGATGGGGCCGCTCGATGAACTGCTGAAAATGATGCCCGGCGCCAATAAAATCAAAGGGCTGGAAAATGCCAAAGTCGATGAAGGCCAGATGGGACGCGTCGAAGCGGTCATCCGCTCCATGACAATCCCGGAACGGACCACTCCGGAAATCATCAACGCCAGCCGTAAGAAACGGATCGCCAAAGGCTCCGGAACATCTATCCAGGAAGTCAACCGGCTCCTGAAGCAATTCGACGAAATGAAAAAAATGGTCAAACAAATGACCAACATGCAGCAAAAAGGCAAAAAGAAAATGCGGATGCCGGGGTTTGATTCGTTTTTTAAGTAA
- the trmD gene encoding tRNA (guanosine(37)-N1)-methyltransferase TrmD has product MKIDVLSLFPEMFEGVLHSSILKKAQANDAVSFSVTDFRDYSTDKHRKVDDYPYGGGAGMVLKPEPLFGAVDALTAGLDKAPRVILMCPQGERFTQKKAEELSAEDHLILLCGHYEGYDERIRQHLITDEISLGDFVLTGGEIAAMAIIDSVVRLLPNVLGNSESPVLDSFSTGLLEHPQYTRPANFNGMEVPEVLLSGNHAEIDKWREAQSLIRTFQRRPDLLENAPLTDHQRKLLEQLKDEKK; this is encoded by the coding sequence ATGAAAATCGATGTGTTGTCGCTGTTTCCGGAAATGTTTGAAGGCGTGCTGCACTCGTCGATCCTAAAAAAGGCGCAAGCGAACGATGCGGTGTCGTTTTCGGTGACGGATTTCCGCGATTACTCCACAGACAAGCATCGCAAAGTGGATGATTATCCTTACGGCGGCGGTGCGGGGATGGTATTGAAGCCCGAGCCTCTTTTCGGCGCAGTGGACGCGCTCACAGCAGGACTTGATAAGGCGCCGCGGGTCATCCTCATGTGTCCGCAAGGCGAGCGCTTCACTCAGAAGAAGGCGGAAGAACTCTCTGCCGAAGATCATCTGATCCTTCTCTGCGGCCATTATGAAGGCTATGACGAGCGGATTCGCCAACATCTAATCACGGATGAGATTTCGCTCGGGGATTTCGTTCTGACTGGCGGAGAAATTGCGGCAATGGCGATCATCGACAGCGTCGTCCGTCTTTTACCGAATGTGCTTGGAAATTCGGAATCACCGGTTCTCGATTCCTTCTCAACGGGATTGCTAGAACATCCGCAATATACAAGGCCTGCCAATTTCAATGGCATGGAAGTGCCGGAAGTCCTGCTGTCGGGCAATCATGCCGAAATCGACAAATGGCGGGAAGCGCAGTCGCTGATCCGGACGTTCCAGCGCCGGCCGGATCTTCTGGAAAATGCGCCGCTGACCGATCATCAACGTAAATTGTTGGAACAACTAAAAGATGAAAAAAAATGA
- a CDS encoding putative DNA-binding protein produces MLEKMTRINFLFDFYQSLLTEKQRHYMELYYLDDLSLGEIAEEFGVSRQAVYDNVRRTEAMLEDYETKLNLFAKFQKRVDIVEQIELLLDGEDDRTHAIRKLVSALKEHE; encoded by the coding sequence GTGCTTGAAAAAATGACACGCATTAACTTTCTCTTCGATTTCTATCAATCATTGTTGACAGAAAAACAGAGACATTATATGGAATTATATTATTTGGATGATCTTTCACTCGGTGAGATTGCCGAGGAATTTGGAGTGTCGCGCCAAGCCGTCTATGATAATGTACGGCGGACCGAAGCGATGCTTGAAGATTATGAAACGAAATTGAATTTATTTGCCAAATTCCAGAAACGGGTGGACATCGTTGAACAGATCGAACTGCTGCTCGATGGCGAGGATGATCGCACGCATGCCATCCGAAAACTGGTGAGTGCGTTAAAAGAACATGAGTAG
- a CDS encoding KH domain-containing protein codes for MEQLIETIVKPLVDYPGDVQVIMDEQDARIIYKLSVNPEDMGKVIGKQGRVAKAIRTIVYSAASSHHGKKVFVDIID; via the coding sequence ATGGAGCAGCTGATTGAAACAATCGTCAAACCGTTAGTCGATTATCCCGGAGATGTCCAAGTCATAATGGATGAGCAGGATGCCCGCATCATCTATAAACTTTCCGTGAATCCGGAAGACATGGGGAAAGTGATCGGAAAGCAGGGACGTGTGGCGAAAGCGATACGTACAATTGTTTATTCAGCGGCGAGCAGTCACCACGGTAAAAAGGTTTTTGTCGATATTATCGATTGA
- the rimM gene encoding ribosome maturation factor RimM (Essential for efficient processing of 16S rRNA), whose product MNYFNVGKIVNTHGIRGEVRVISRTDFPEERYAPGSQLALFMPGSKTPIPLVVASHRQHKNFDLLTFENHPNINDVEKYRDGILKVSDEQLGDLEEGEFYYHEVIGCTVFTMEGMEIGTVTEILETGANDVWTVTPAQGKPHYIPYIEEVVKEVDVDEKRIVIEPMEGLLS is encoded by the coding sequence ATGAACTATTTCAATGTAGGAAAAATCGTCAACACTCATGGCATCCGAGGGGAAGTCCGCGTTATCTCCCGTACCGATTTTCCGGAGGAACGCTATGCGCCCGGCAGTCAGCTGGCGCTCTTCATGCCGGGTAGTAAAACCCCAATACCTCTCGTCGTCGCAAGCCATCGCCAACACAAGAACTTCGACCTGCTGACGTTCGAGAACCACCCGAACATTAACGACGTGGAGAAATACCGGGACGGCATATTGAAAGTGTCTGATGAGCAGCTCGGCGACCTGGAAGAAGGGGAATTTTATTACCATGAAGTGATCGGTTGCACCGTCTTTACGATGGAAGGGATGGAAATCGGGACAGTGACCGAGATTTTGGAAACCGGAGCGAACGACGTCTGGACGGTCACTCCTGCACAAGGCAAGCCGCATTATATCCCGTATATCGAGGAAGTCGTCAAGGAAGTCGATGTCGATGAGAAGAGAATCGTCATCGAACCGATGGAAGGATTGTTGTCTTGA